A window of the Bacillota bacterium genome harbors these coding sequences:
- a CDS encoding quinate 5-dehydrogenase has translation MKHIVSVSIGSSKRDHVAEVSFLGQSFRLERKGTDGDINKAIELIRSLDGRVDAFGMGGIDIWIWGGKRRYTFREAKKIARAAEKTPMVDGSGLKNTLERRVIYQLMEIRPELLRDKKVLMVSAMDRFGMAEAFHDIGCKTMYGDIIFALGMPIPLYSLKLLHNVIAPIAAPIVVQLPFKLIYPIGEKQEERYPDSSFKKYYEWADIIAGDFHMIKKYLPEQMSGKTIITNTVTQADLEPLRSSGIKRLITTTPEIQGRSFGTNVMEAMMVAFMERSLDRIRPDDYNDLLEKLEFQPRIEELN, from the coding sequence ATGAAGCACATAGTGAGTGTCAGTATTGGTTCGAGCAAACGCGATCACGTGGCAGAGGTGAGTTTTCTAGGGCAGAGTTTTCGTCTAGAGCGGAAGGGCACCGATGGGGACATTAATAAAGCGATTGAGTTGATCCGCAGTTTAGACGGTAGAGTTGATGCATTCGGCATGGGTGGCATCGACATTTGGATTTGGGGCGGTAAACGGCGTTATACTTTTAGAGAAGCCAAAAAAATAGCCCGAGCAGCTGAGAAAACCCCGATGGTCGATGGTTCAGGATTAAAAAACACACTGGAACGCCGTGTGATTTATCAGCTAATGGAAATTCGTCCCGAACTGCTTCGCGATAAGAAGGTTTTAATGGTAAGTGCCATGGACCGCTTTGGGATGGCGGAAGCCTTTCATGATATCGGCTGTAAAACTATGTACGGTGACATTATTTTTGCTCTAGGAATGCCGATTCCTTTGTACAGCCTAAAATTGCTGCACAACGTAATTGCTCCTATTGCTGCTCCAATCGTGGTTCAGCTTCCTTTTAAACTGATTTATCCTATTGGTGAGAAGCAGGAAGAGCGGTATCCTGACAGCAGCTTTAAGAAGTATTACGAATGGGCAGACATCATTGCCGGAGATTTTCACATGATCAAAAAATATCTGCCGGAGCAAATGAGTGGAAAAACAATTATTACCAATACTGTCACTCAGGCGGATTTAGAACCTCTCCGCTCCAGTGGAATTAAACGCTTGATTACTACCACTCCTGAAATCCAGGGCCGTTCATTTGGAACAAATGTAATGGAAGCAATGATGGTAGCGTTTATGGAAAGAAGTTTAGATCGGATTCGGCCGGATGACTATAATGATCTGTTAGAGAAGCTAGAGTTTCAACCCCGCATTGAAGAATTGAATTAG
- a CDS encoding helix-turn-helix transcriptional regulator, whose translation MDFVRIGDKLVSREKLYRAVDRILALRSAGLSQQEAANQIGVDRTFVSRLETLGEVRKGGRMAVIGFPLENKGELEDVCKKLGVDYALLMTDEERWHFVESVNGLALMNNLMKIIANLQDFETVVMIGSDMRIRLAEALFGDAVIGVEIGESPIKQDVYYRPEDLTRLILEIKGGN comes from the coding sequence ATGGATTTTGTTCGAATCGGCGACAAGTTGGTCAGCCGCGAAAAGCTTTATCGCGCTGTTGATCGAATCCTCGCCCTCAGATCGGCAGGCTTATCGCAGCAGGAAGCTGCCAATCAGATTGGGGTCGATCGCACGTTCGTCTCCCGCCTCGAAACTTTAGGAGAAGTCCGCAAGGGAGGAAGGATGGCGGTAATTGGCTTCCCGCTGGAAAATAAAGGTGAATTGGAAGATGTCTGTAAGAAACTCGGCGTTGATTATGCGCTGCTGATGACAGATGAGGAACGCTGGCATTTTGTTGAGTCAGTAAACGGCCTCGCTTTAATGAACAACCTGATGAAGATAATAGCTAATCTCCAGGATTTTGAAACTGTGGTGATGATCGGCTCTGATATGCGGATCCGATTAGCGGAGGCTCTCTTTGGTGATGCAGTTATCGGAGTCGAAATAGGAGAATCGCCGATCAAGCAGGATGTGTACTACAGGCCCGAAGATTTAACTAGGTTAATCTTAGAAATAAAGGGTGGAAATTAA
- the dusB gene encoding tRNA dihydrouridine synthase DusB: MRLVIYLVILAPMAGATDLAFRLTVKSFGCDLVVSEMISAQGLIYDNKNTKILLESDPRERPIAVQLFGHDPKILSQAALIAVEHYQPDMIDLNMGCPTPKIVKNGDGAALLKEPTLVSEIVAAVVESATVPVTVKIRIGWDRDSINCVEIAEQIEKAGAHWIAVHARTREQFYSGEADWEWIRRVKEAVNIPVVGNGDVDSPQKAAEMIVQSGCDHIMVGRGVLGKPWLLKHIKHYLETGELLPEPSLRERLAVALDHLKLKIELQGEERAVREMRSHLAWYLKGVPNSSKVRAAMNQVSTYEDVEALLNSLMEI, from the coding sequence ATGAGGTTGGTGATTTATTTGGTAATTCTTGCTCCAATGGCAGGTGCAACAGATTTAGCTTTCCGATTAACTGTCAAGAGCTTTGGGTGCGATTTAGTGGTCAGTGAAATGATCTCTGCCCAAGGCTTAATTTATGATAATAAAAATACCAAAATCCTGCTGGAGTCGGATCCCCGTGAGCGCCCAATTGCTGTTCAGCTGTTTGGACATGATCCGAAAATTCTATCTCAAGCGGCATTAATTGCTGTTGAGCATTATCAGCCTGATATGATTGATCTGAACATGGGTTGTCCGACGCCGAAAATAGTAAAAAATGGTGATGGTGCTGCGCTCTTAAAGGAACCGACGCTGGTGAGTGAAATTGTAGCGGCAGTAGTCGAGAGCGCTACTGTTCCTGTAACAGTAAAAATTCGGATCGGTTGGGATCGGGACAGCATTAACTGTGTGGAGATTGCTGAGCAGATTGAAAAAGCTGGTGCGCACTGGATTGCAGTGCATGCTCGAACCAGGGAGCAGTTTTACAGCGGTGAGGCTGATTGGGAATGGATCCGCCGGGTTAAAGAAGCGGTGAATATTCCGGTAGTAGGCAACGGAGATGTGGATTCGCCGCAAAAGGCTGCAGAAATGATAGTGCAATCCGGCTGCGATCACATCATGGTTGGGCGTGGAGTGCTCGGTAAGCCTTGGCTGCTTAAGCACATCAAGCACTATCTAGAAACAGGGGAATTACTGCCTGAGCCAAGCTTGAGAGAGCGGTTGGCAGTGGCCTTGGATCATCTCAAATTAAAAATAGAGCTGCAGGGTGAAGAGCGAGCAGTAAGAGAAATGCGGTCGCATTTAGCGTGGTATCTTAAAGGTGTGCCTAACTCCAGTAAGGTGCGGGCAGCGATGAATCAGGTAAGCACTTATGAAGATGTAGAAGCTCTGCTCAACAGCTTAATGGAGATATAG
- the rpmE gene encoding 50S ribosomal protein L31 has protein sequence MKEGIHPNYGEATVACACGETFVTKSTKKEIRVEVCSKCHPFYTGQRQKVASSGGRIERFLKKYDLQSEN, from the coding sequence ATGAAAGAAGGTATCCATCCAAACTACGGAGAAGCAACAGTTGCTTGTGCTTGTGGAGAGACCTTTGTTACTAAATCAACAAAAAAGGAAATTCGGGTTGAAGTTTGTTCGAAATGCCACCCATTCTATACAGGACAGCGCCAAAAAGTGGCCAGCAGTGGCGGTCGAATCGAACGCTTTCTCAAAAAATACGATTTACAGAGTGAGAATTAA
- a CDS encoding peptidoglycan DD-metalloendopeptidase family protein, with translation MNGRRRYLRPLSLFVLMALFSLSLIGHLDSRLNIGGFEWEEFDDSPVQSHKAEINTEILEDDTTAYDLPELDNPDPVKVASSAVVDNGQDESSAAAGPSSDQSAAEAVDESRTAKPVAKVDENLIPQTQIPSPNVEREKPTVLIHTVRSGETLWDIANSYGITVSQITSANNIQNSNRIRVGQELKILTVKGVLHKVGHGESLWEIAQRYGVSLVEIVDANKISNPSTIQPGMEIVIPGATQLLVKDALVVNGQLQKAFDWPVKGRISSHFGARWGRMHNGLDVAVVTGTPVRAAADGRVTFSGDNGGYGLVVYIDHGNQIETRYAHNSRLAVKVGQQVKRGDIIAYSGNTGTSTGPHVHFEIRFKGNPVDPYKYLKD, from the coding sequence ATGAATGGTCGGCGGCGCTATCTAAGGCCATTATCTTTATTTGTGCTTATGGCCCTATTTAGTTTGTCATTAATTGGGCACTTAGATAGCAGGTTAAATATTGGTGGATTTGAATGGGAGGAGTTCGATGATTCTCCGGTTCAATCCCACAAGGCAGAAATCAACACGGAAATTTTAGAGGATGATACAACTGCATATGATCTACCAGAACTTGATAATCCAGATCCTGTAAAAGTCGCCAGCAGTGCTGTTGTAGATAACGGTCAAGATGAAAGCTCTGCTGCAGCTGGTCCAAGTTCAGATCAATCTGCCGCGGAAGCTGTGGATGAAAGCCGCACTGCCAAACCTGTTGCTAAGGTGGACGAGAACTTAATTCCTCAGACGCAGATACCCAGTCCTAATGTTGAGCGGGAGAAACCAACTGTATTAATTCATACTGTTCGCTCAGGTGAAACCTTATGGGATATAGCCAATTCGTATGGGATTACTGTCAGCCAAATTACTTCAGCTAATAATATTCAAAACAGTAATCGGATCCGAGTTGGGCAGGAGTTAAAGATTTTAACCGTTAAAGGTGTACTGCACAAAGTCGGACACGGAGAAAGTTTATGGGAAATTGCGCAGCGTTATGGAGTTTCCCTGGTTGAAATAGTAGATGCCAACAAGATCTCTAATCCATCTACAATTCAACCCGGTATGGAAATTGTAATTCCCGGCGCAACTCAGCTGCTGGTTAAAGATGCGCTGGTTGTTAACGGTCAGCTGCAGAAAGCTTTTGATTGGCCGGTGAAGGGAAGAATTTCATCGCATTTTGGTGCCCGGTGGGGCAGAATGCATAATGGTCTTGATGTGGCGGTTGTCACAGGGACTCCAGTTAGGGCTGCGGCTGACGGTAGGGTTACTTTTTCCGGCGATAACGGCGGCTATGGGTTAGTTGTTTACATCGATCATGGTAATCAGATTGAAACACGTTATGCCCACAACTCGCGCTTGGCTGTTAAAGTAGGCCAGCAGGTTAAGCGAGGAGACATTATTGCCTACAGCGGTAATACCGGTACTTCGACAGGACCTCATGTCCATTTTGAGATCAGATTTAAAGGTAATCCTGTTGATCCTTATAAATACTTGAAAGATTAA
- a CDS encoding transcription termination factor Rho produces the protein MEIAELESMTTADLQSIAKKLSIPYSNLRKKDLIIQILKAETEQDGLLFISGILEIMPDGFGFLRVDNYTPGVDDVYVSPSQIRRFNMRVGDEVLGQVRPPKDGERYYALLRVIAINLSNPELATKRPHFDELTPIYPNQRLRLETEPTEITTRLIDVIAPLGLGQRGMIVAPPKAGKTTILKQLANAITANHPDIELIVLLIDERPEEVTDMQRSVNGEVISSTFDLPPENHVRVADIVLERAKRLVESGKDVVILLDSITRLARAHNLVVPPSGRTLSGGVDPAALHRPKRFFGAARKLEEQGSLTILATALIETGSRMDDVIYEEFKGTGNMELHLDRKLAERRMFPAIDVYRSGTRKEELLLNSEELEAMWILRKAMGTLGTAETLDLLLERLTNTKSNAELVDLIINSSFAENLRNT, from the coding sequence TTGGAAATTGCTGAATTGGAAAGCATGACGACGGCTGACCTTCAGTCTATTGCTAAAAAGTTATCAATCCCGTATTCTAATTTGCGAAAAAAGGATCTAATCATCCAGATACTCAAAGCAGAAACGGAGCAGGACGGGCTGCTGTTTATCAGTGGAATATTAGAAATTATGCCGGATGGATTTGGTTTTTTAAGAGTTGACAACTACACGCCTGGTGTTGATGATGTATATGTCTCCCCTTCTCAGATTCGACGCTTTAATATGCGAGTTGGAGACGAAGTGCTCGGACAGGTGCGACCTCCGAAGGATGGCGAAAGATATTACGCCCTGCTGAGGGTTATTGCGATCAACCTGTCAAATCCAGAGTTAGCGACTAAGAGACCCCATTTTGATGAATTAACTCCGATTTATCCTAACCAACGCTTACGGTTAGAGACCGAACCCACCGAAATTACTACCCGACTTATTGATGTAATTGCCCCATTAGGCTTAGGCCAGCGCGGAATGATTGTTGCTCCTCCAAAAGCTGGTAAAACTACAATTTTGAAACAATTAGCCAATGCAATTACTGCAAATCACCCGGATATCGAACTGATAGTGCTGTTGATTGATGAAAGACCAGAGGAAGTAACTGATATGCAGCGCTCTGTTAATGGTGAGGTAATCAGCTCAACTTTTGACTTACCCCCAGAAAACCATGTTCGTGTAGCGGATATTGTGCTAGAGCGGGCAAAACGGTTAGTTGAGTCCGGCAAAGATGTGGTGATTCTCCTTGACAGCATCACCAGGCTTGCCCGCGCCCATAACTTGGTAGTACCCCCCAGTGGCCGCACCCTTTCGGGAGGTGTTGATCCGGCAGCCCTTCACCGTCCAAAGCGATTTTTCGGAGCTGCGCGTAAACTTGAAGAGCAGGGCAGCCTGACAATCTTGGCTACAGCGCTGATTGAAACTGGAAGCCGCATGGATGATGTGATTTATGAAGAGTTTAAGGGGACAGGAAATATGGAGCTGCATCTGGACCGCAAACTAGCTGAGCGGCGCATGTTTCCGGCAATTGATGTTTACCGGTCCGGAACCCGTAAAGAAGAACTGCTCCTCAACAGCGAAGAGCTCGAAGCAATGTGGATTCTCCGCAAGGCCATGGGGACCTTGGGTACAGCGGAAACTTTGGATTTGCTTTTAGAAAGATTGACGAATACCAAATCTAATGCGGAGCTTGTAGATTTAATAATTAATTCTAGTTTTGCGGAGAATTTGAGGAATACTTAA
- a CDS encoding class II fructose-1,6-bisphosphate aldolase, whose translation MLLVSAKELFQEARRGKYAVGAFNVNNMEILQAIVEAAEEVKSPVIIQASQGGLKYAGIEYIAEMGKLAAAKAKVPLALNLDHGTDFAQVVRCIRHGFSAVMIDGSQLSFEENIAVTKKVVEVAHPNGVSVEAELGKISGVEDDVVVAAHDALMTDPDEAAEFVERTNCDALAIAIGTAHGVYKGEPKLDFQRLNEIASRIDTPLVLHGASGVPDEAIQKAISYGIVKINIDTDLRVSFSQAVKDTLNANPNEIDPRKILGPAKAAMKKAVIAKMKLFGSAGRA comes from the coding sequence TTGTTGTTAGTATCAGCGAAGGAATTATTTCAAGAGGCGAGACGAGGAAAATACGCTGTAGGTGCTTTCAATGTAAATAACATGGAGATCTTACAGGCAATTGTTGAAGCAGCCGAAGAAGTTAAATCTCCTGTTATTATCCAAGCCAGTCAAGGCGGATTAAAGTACGCCGGAATTGAGTACATAGCGGAAATGGGTAAGCTCGCAGCTGCCAAGGCTAAGGTTCCTTTAGCCTTGAATCTTGATCATGGAACTGACTTTGCTCAGGTTGTGCGCTGTATCCGCCATGGTTTTTCGGCAGTCATGATCGATGGTTCACAGCTGTCATTTGAAGAAAATATTGCTGTTACCAAAAAGGTTGTGGAAGTAGCTCATCCTAATGGTGTCTCGGTAGAGGCTGAGCTTGGTAAAATCAGTGGTGTTGAAGATGATGTTGTAGTAGCAGCTCACGACGCTCTCATGACTGATCCTGATGAAGCCGCCGAGTTTGTAGAACGGACCAATTGCGATGCTTTGGCCATTGCCATTGGCACTGCTCACGGAGTATACAAAGGAGAGCCAAAGTTAGATTTTCAGCGGTTGAACGAAATCGCCAGCAGAATTGATACTCCACTGGTGCTCCATGGAGCTTCCGGAGTTCCAGATGAAGCCATTCAAAAAGCTATCTCTTACGGGATCGTCAAGATCAATATTGATACAGATCTGCGCGTATCATTTTCGCAGGCAGTAAAAGATACTCTTAATGCAAATCCGAATGAAATCGATCCCCGCAAGATTCTTGGGCCAGCTAAAGCGGCAATGAAAAAAGCTGTAATAGCTAAAATGAAGCTGTTTGGCTCGGCTGGTAGAGCGTAG